The following is a genomic window from Chryseobacterium sp. StRB126.
CGGGGTTCACAACACTTACAAAAACATTGGTATCCTTTAATTCTTCATAAAGCCCTCTTGAAAAGGAATGAATAAAACTTTTGGAAGCGGGGTATACCGTCTTAAATCCTATTGGAGAAAATGCTGCCATACTTGAAACGTTTAAAATATAAGCCTTAGGTTGCTTTAAAAGATTAGGAAGTAATTGATGAGTGATAAGCGATGTGGCGGTGACATTAACCTGCAAAATCGCGTTGATATAGTCCGAAGTGGCCTCCGTAAACTTTTTCGTTCCTCCAAGACCTGCATTATTGATTAAAATATAAATATTAAAAGACGAGTTAAGCCATTCTGTAAGCTTCATCACATTTTCATTAACAGAAAGGTCTACTTCATAGCAATGGACCTTTATATGATACTTTTCCTCAAGCTCCCGGGAAAGTTCTTTTAAACTCTGATCGGGAAGGCTTACCAGAATAAGATTGATGTTTTTCTCTGCAAGGTTTTCAGCAAAAGCTTTTCCCAGCCCTTGGCTCGCTCCTGTAACCACAGCATATGATTCTTTGGTATCCATAAGATTAAATTTTACAGTACAAAGCTATCGTGGAAATGTCCTTCGAATGTTCCGGGTTATCTGAACGAACCTATTTTCAATTAAAAAACAAAAACAATCCAACAAATTGATATACAATTAATTAAATACGATTAATAAGTAAAAGTTTATAAACCGGAACTTATTTTTTAAACTCGGAAGGGGTTTGCCCGGTCACTTTTTTGAAAGTAGTATTAAAAGAAGTCTTGGAATTGAACCCTGATTCGTAGGCTATTCCCAGAATGGATAATTTACTCTCGGAATCTTTAAGAAGCTGTTGAGCATGTTCAACTCTGAACTCATTCACGTATTGGAAAAAATTCTTTTGACAGCCGGTATTGATCACATAGGATAAATGATGAGTAGAAACAGATACCATTTCAGCCAACTTAATAAGGTTCAGTTCACTGTCCAAATAAGGTTTCTGTGTTTCCATAATATTTTCAAGCTGTGTTTTGATTCTTTCCAGCTCTTCATTAGGCATCAGCTTTCTTTTTACGTCTACAGAATCAGAATCATCCTGAATAGAGATTAATTCTTCACGCTGTTTTTCTTCCAATGGATAAATTTCTTTCTGTTTCAAAGAATAATAGCCCACGCAGTAAATAACAAACAGAAATACAGCATTAATAAAGAAGTTTAATGATTTGGGGTCATAAAACAGATTGTACACTACATAGATAATATTCACAGCTAGAATCACAAGAATAATGTATTCTAGCCAGTTTAGATTGATTCCTTCGGTATTGGAAGAAAACTGCTGAATCTTTCGCTGATGTTTTCTGATGGTGATATAAGAAAGTAAGGTATAAAACAAGGCCTGAAACAAGATAAGAATGATGCTTAAAGACTCAAAAGGATTGGTATAACCTAATCTAATCAATACCAGACATATCACGAATATTACGGGCAACAACAGAAACTTTACATCTGTTATTTTAAATCTGAAAGAAGGATGGGTATAAAATAATACGCTGAAATAAAAAAAGATGGGAGTAAGATACTGTACGATCCGAACCGGAAATAAGGAGTGAAACTCAATGGGCGAACCGGTGATCAGAAAAAGAATCTCATCTAACCAGAATGTGGACCAGAGAAAGAGAAAGATTCCAAACCAGAAATTGGCTTTCCTGTTACCCATTAAAGGATTGGCAATGTTGAGTAGAGAAAGCAAAACCAATGAACCATAGATAAGTATCACGATGAAACTGTTTAATTCTGATGTGTTCACTGGTTTTGATATTTTAGATTAAAAATAGTCTTTTTATCCGATTCGCTTCCTGACAAAAATTTGGTATCCCAGATAAATCAGCGGTAATGACATGACTCCAAGGTATAAAATATTAGTCATAGCCAACTGCGGATGCAGTATGATAGAGTACACTAGCCCAAAAAAGGCTCCTCCAAGGTGAGCCGCGTGGCCCAGATTGTCCCATTGCTTAGGATTCAGCATCATGTATACTGAATATCCGAAATACAAAGTTCCAAATAACCATCCCGGTAAGAAATTCACGCTAATCTCATTCGGTGCCATGGCTATGGAAGCAAAAATGATTCCCGAAACGGCACCTG
Proteins encoded in this region:
- a CDS encoding helix-turn-helix domain-containing protein encodes the protein MNTSELNSFIVILIYGSLVLLSLLNIANPLMGNRKANFWFGIFLFLWSTFWLDEILFLITGSPIEFHSLFPVRIVQYLTPIFFYFSVLFYTHPSFRFKITDVKFLLLPVIFVICLVLIRLGYTNPFESLSIILILFQALFYTLLSYITIRKHQRKIQQFSSNTEGINLNWLEYIILVILAVNIIYVVYNLFYDPKSLNFFINAVFLFVIYCVGYYSLKQKEIYPLEEKQREELISIQDDSDSVDVKRKLMPNEELERIKTQLENIMETQKPYLDSELNLIKLAEMVSVSTHHLSYVINTGCQKNFFQYVNEFRVEHAQQLLKDSESKLSILGIAYESGFNSKTSFNTTFKKVTGQTPSEFKK
- a CDS encoding SDR family NAD(P)-dependent oxidoreductase — its product is MDTKESYAVVTGASQGLGKAFAENLAEKNINLILVSLPDQSLKELSRELEEKYHIKVHCYEVDLSVNENVMKLTEWLNSSFNIYILINNAGLGGTKKFTEATSDYINAILQVNVTATSLITHQLLPNLLKQPKAYILNVSSMAAFSPIGFKTVYPASKSFIHSFSRGLYEELKDTNVFVSVVNPGAMKTNADVCKRIEEQGFWGRLTLLNPDKVAARCIQQLFKKDSVIMVNPISWLVMKILPIWIKLPLMTQAIKREIKA